Within the Nitrospira sp. genome, the region CGATTCGAGCGAAGAACGCCAGCGTCACCTACCGAGACGTCAAAGTTAACATCGTCGACACGCCAGGGCATGCCGACTTCGGCGGTGAAGTGGAGCGCACGCTTCGCATGGTCGACGGTGTCCTGTTGCTGGTCGACGCGAAGGAAGGTCCTATGCCACAGACCACCTTCGTGTTGCGGAAGGCCCTGGCGCTGGGCCACCGCGCCATCGTGGTCATCAACAAGATCGATCGTCCCGACGCCGTCATTGACGACGTGCTGAATCGGACGTTCGATCTGTTCGTGCACCTGGGAGCGACCAACGAGCAACTGGATTTTCCGGTTGTCTACGCCTCGGCCCTCAAAGGCATCGCGACCGTGGACGCCAACAAACCGGGGATCGACATTAGTCCTCTGCTGGATACGATCCTTGAGCAGATCCCTGCCCCGATGGTGCATCAGAACGCTCCGCTGCAGATGCTGGTGTTGGCCCTGGCATACGATTCGTATAAAGGCAAGATGGGCATTGGGAAATTACTTGCCGGCTCGCTGACGAGACGCCAGCAGGTCGCACAGATCCGGCGCGACGGGACACAGCTCCCCGGACGCGTCAGCGAACTGGCGATCTACTCAGGTTTGGATCGGGTGGATGCCGAACAGGTCGAAGCAGGTGAGATCGTGGCCGTAGCCGGCTTGCCCGAGATTCAGATCGGCGAAACCATCGCGGACCCGCAACAGCCGGTGGCCTTGCCTCCCGTGACCATCGACGAGCCCACCGTCCAAATGACTTTTGCCGTAAACACCAGCCCATTTGCGGGACGCGAAGGGAAGTACCTGACCTCCCGACACCTCCGCGAACGCCTCTACAAAGAACTGGAAACCAACGTCTCGCTGCGAGTGCAGGACACCGACAGTGCCGATCGCTTCCTCGTTGCGGGGCGAGGAGAATTGCATCTCGCCGTGCTCATCGAGCAAATGCGACGCGAAGGCTACGAACTGCAGGTCTCCCAGCCGGAGGTGATTTTCAGAAAAGACAACGATCGACTGAGCGAACCCTATGAGGACCTGTCGATCCAGGTCCCTTCCGAGTATCAAGGCGCGGTGATCGAAGAGGTCGGGCGACGGCGGGCCGAACTGCGGCACATGAAGCTCGTCCATTTCGACGGCGGAGGGTCAGAAACGCAACTCGAATACTCCATCCCCACCCGCGGGATCATTGGCCTCAAGACCTACCTCTTGGCGAGGACCCGTGGAACGGTCATTCTGCACCATGTCTTTCGAGACTACGCCCCCGTGGCTGCACAGGACCTCGAGGTTGCACCCCACGGCTCGCTCGTGGCTTTTGAGGATGGCACCAGCACCGGCTACGCCCTGTTCATGACGCAAGAGCGCGGGGCCCTGTTCATCGGGCCGGGCGTCGACGTGTACCGCGGGATGGTGGTCGGACAAAACAGTCGGGACGAAGATCTCGATGTGAACGTCTGCAAGACCAAGCACTTAACGAACATGCGGGCGTCCGGATCGGATGAAGCACTCGTACTCACACCGCCGCGTGAGATGACGTTGGAATTCGCGCTCGAATATATCGGACCGGATGAGTTGGTGGAGGTCACGCCCACGAGCTTGCGTCTCCGCAAGCGGATGCTCAACCCCGAGGACCGCCGCAAGGCCAAGAAAGACCGGAAAGCTTAGGGTAGCTCCGCTCGCACCTTCCAGGAGGGCATGGTCAACCCTCGTGAAGATCAAACGCAAAGCACCGAAACCAGGGAAAGCCGGTCGACCGGCCTTTGTCGTGGGTTGGTCGTTTTCGCTGCCCACGATCACCGATTTGAAATTTTGGTTCGACCTCGAATACGGTGGGCCGCTGAAGCTCGTACCTGAAAACGGCGCCACCGCCTCCTGCGTCCGGATGACACTCTCTCACATCCAATGGTCGACAAGCCTGGTTTGTCCGCTCCCCGAGGAGGAGTCGGAAAGGTGGCGGCACCAACTTCACTGGGGCCATACACAGACGGCCGCCATCCTTCATCGCCAAGGGCCTCCCTCGCAGGCACGCGACCTGCAGCTATTCCTCAGCCGGCTCGCCAGAGGATTAGTCCTCCTCAGCGAGGGAACGAGCTACGACGTGCATACCGAAGCCTTTGGCAATCCTTCCGATTGGAAGGATCGTACGCTGACCAGCTTTTGGTTGGATGATCATGTGACCGTAATACAACCTGAAGCGGAAGATCCAACCTCCGAATGGTTCCGCACAATGGGCCTCACCAAATTCGGCCTGGACGAATTGGAAACGGCCCGCCCGCGCGGCTTGGCTGGTGGACGGACGATCGAGATATTGATGGACGCCGCCGAGACGATCCTCGATTCGGGACAAAACCCCACCGTAGGATCGACCATTCACGCTGCCCGGAATGGCCTCACACTCCACATCGTCTCCCATCGCACGCTTCCCCATACCACGGGCCCTCTCCCCATCCGCCGCCTGCAGTGGTAGTTCACGGTGAGGCTCCCATGGACCACACCGGTGACGACAGCAGCAGCCCTTCTCAGGCAGTTGGGAGGGCGTGCACGGCCGGTTCCAAGTGGTTGTGCACTCGGTAGGCCTTTTGCCCGGTTGACTTCGATTTTCGCCACATGATACGAAAATCACCTTTGCGTATTGCAGATCTTCAACCAGAAGGAGGGTTCGATGGGTGATGCGAAACCAACAGTAAAGGTCGGCGATACAGCTCCTGATTTCACGCTCAAGGATCAGGACCAGAAGGACGTCAAGCTGAGCGAGTACAAAGGCAAGAAGAATGTCGTCCTGTGCTTCTACCCGCTGGATTGGAGCCCGGTATGCCAAGGGGAAAACAAGTGTCTAACGGACGATTTCCCAAAGTTTGAGGGAGCCAATGCCGAAGTGTTCGGTGTGAGTTGCGATAGCTTCTTTTCCCACAAGGCATGGGCCGACGCGCTCGGCCTGAAGCACCGCTTACTGGCGGACATGCACCGCACCGTCTCCAAGGATTATGGCCTGTACTTCGAGCCCTTGAATTGCTCTCAGCGTGCCACCGTCATTGTCGACAAGAACGGGAAGGTTGGGTACGTAAAGGTGCAAGAGATTAAGGTGGCGCGAGAAGACAAAGAAATTCTCGCGGCCCTCGAGAAGCTCTCCTAATCGGTTCTCAACGTGATGGCCAAGACCGGGGCGAGTTCGCCCCGGTCTTGGCCTCGCCACTTCATCTGGATGTCATTCATGGCCGGACAGGTTGAAGACGTCAGTGACGAAAACTATTCCCAGTTTACCGACGCGGCGGCGGCAATCGTGGCATACGGGTTGTCGACCTGCGAACCTTGCAATCAATACGATCCGATCCTCGAGGAAACGGCGGCCAAGTTTCCGACACTGAAAGTCGGCAAGGCCAAGATGCACGTACCCGGCCGATGCCGTGAAATCAAGAAGGCGCATATGTTCGAAACCTATCCCACGACCCATTTTTTTTCGAACGGCAAGCTCGTTCTAACTCGCGAGGGTAAGGTCGAGGCCACAGAATTGGCCGCACTCATTTCAGATCACCTTCTCAAGTAACCCTTCTCGCCGACCGGCTAGACATTTCCGTCCGCCATTTCAGGCGTAACGACCCTATCTCATCCTCTGCCAGGCCACGGTATCATAAGGGCATGCGGGATCAGACTGATTGGCGGATCGTTGTTTTCGAACGGAAATGGCCGCGATGCCTGACACCAGGGATGCTTTTCCTCAGTCTGATGGCATTCGCTGTCAGTCCTCACGCGCTTGCTGATACCGTGGCCATACTACATGCCGCAAGGACCGGTCCGGATGGCGCGGCAATGGCTCTCGTTCCTGACGGCGCGTTCATAATGGGCAGTTCAAATGGACAGGAGGACGAGCAACCGTCGCATGTTGTCGAGGTCTCAGCCTTTTACATGGATCGCTACGAAGTCACTGTCGCGCAGTATGCGCGCTTCCTTAAAGCCGTCAACGCCGAACGTCCGATGGCCTGGGGAGAGGCCACGAGCGGGCAGCATGACAACAAGCCGGTAGTCGGAGTCGATTGGTTCGACGCGAAGGAGTACTGTGAATGGGCGGGGAAACGACTACCCACGGAAGCCGAGTGGGAAAAGGCCGCTCGTGGCACCGATGAACGTCCGTATCCCTGGGGCACTGACCTACCCACGCGCGCGCACGCGAATTTCCATCAGTCCGAGTGGAGGGGCTACCGAACGGTCATGAATGTCGGACAGACCGAACGAGGCTACAGCCCATTTGGGGTTTACGATCTGGCTGGGAACGTGTGGGAGTGGACGGCCGATCGATATGAGGCGCAATACTACGCCAACAGCCCGGTCAGGAATCCTCCGGGGCCATCCTTGGGTCCATTGCGGGTCCTCAGAGGGGGTGGTTGGAACAGCCAGGCGGAACAACTCCGGGCGTCGAACCGAGGCGGGTATCCACCGGCAGCTCATCGAAGCGATTTTGGCTTTCGATGCGCAATGGATGCTACTACACCAGAAGAGCGACCGTAGGCCGTTACGATGATGCGGACGGCGCGTGCGGCCTGAAGCGAAGCTTGAAGATCACTCGTCGACTTTTCCCTCGATCGGGAAGTTGGATCTCATCATACACCAGGTCCTGCCGTCCCCGTCCGCTGGCTGACGTCTTTTCCTGGAAGCAGGCATAGGCCCAAGGCACCGCTTGTCGGATCACTTCCAGGCTCTTCACCATGACGTTCAGCGAGCGTTCCTGGCTCAGCTTGAGGTTATGGATATCGGTTCCACGATCGTCTGTGTGCCCCTCGATGACAAAAGATTGGATACGATCTCGAAAAGCCCCGCACAAGAGCGTTGCGTACGTTGGCATGGCCTCGGCCAAGAATCGTTCGGCGGCTCCTGAGAGCGTGCCCTTGTCGAACTCAAAATTCAGCAAGGCCTCCGGCACCACGATCTGCAACACGTTGACGTCCAGCGGATCGGCCTGTAACAAGAGGTCGAATCGCCTGAAGTGGTCCCGCAGGACGGTCTGCAGATCGATGTTCGGCTGACGCACCGTCGGCTCCGGTGATGTGGGAGTGTGGGCTACGGTTTCGGACACCTTCGTGACGTAGGCCGCAAAGAGCAGCATGAAGATGACCGCGAGCGAGGTCATCAGGTCGGTGACGCCGTGGGTCACGGTCGACCCCTCATGAGGGGATCCGGATGCGCGCATGCGAAAATGGTGTTCCACGGTGGAGGATTTAGGCCGCCCCTTTGACCGTCGCACGTTGCCGCAGGTTGGCGAGCCAGCGGAATCCAGCTCCGATATGTTGCGACTCGTCTCGCTCGAGCACATCTCCAAGATGACGGAGATCCACCGTCAATCGGCCTGCCAATTCGTCCAGTTGTAACTGAGTTCGCTCTTGGGCGTGCCGGAAACTCCCGACCGATTGTGTCAGTTCAGCAATCGCCCGCTGCAGATCCTGCATGGGCGTCGCCAGGCCGTCACGCACTCCCTTGGCGATGTCGCCTATGGCTCGCGGCTGACCAACCGAGGATTCGCGCTGGGCACGCTGCGCAAACGTTTGTACGGCCGAGGTCAGCGCCGAGACCGAAGGCGCCAATCGGTCCGTGATGGTGGCTCCCACGCGATCGGCGAGATGCCCATCCTGGCCCAGCGGCGCTACAGGCGTGGGAGCTGCGTTCGTTCCCCGATTTTCGAGCAATTGTTCCAATGTCAGGCGTGGGAACAGCTCGTCGAGCGTCGTCACCAATCGTTGATGAGCGGTGGTCAAGCCATAAGTCCTAGACTTCTCAAGCATGACGAATACGTTGGCGCACACCAGGCCGATCACAGACGTGAGAAATTTCCCGGCTAATCCATTGATTAGCCCCTGAATGCCCACGATCTGCGCGCCTTCCGCATGAAGGCGACTGAGTCCGATCAAAATTGCGAGAAACGTAAAGAGCAGGCCGATCCCGGTCATGAGCGAGGGTAGTTGATGATAGAAAGAGAGATTCAATCTCCCCGCGAGCACTTCCTCCGAGGGGAAATATTCCCCGGCCGGCTTCGTACTAAACACACGGGGCTCGATGAACCACGAGGTACGTTCCAAGACATACGTCTTGCGGAATTGCATCCATGCTCGCTGAAAGAGGGGCTCCTGGCGCATGGCCGCATCGAGTTTGTGCACATCGTCCAGATCGATTCGGTCCGGGCGTAGGTTGGTCTGGCGTGAGGCTTGCGAATCGGCAAAGGCCTTAACAGTCAGCCACTCCTGATCTCCCTGCCGCCTTCCCTCTGCCAACGACGACACGGTCGGCCAAAGACGGAGATAGGCCGACCTGGCATATGACACGTGTCGAAAAAACCGTATGAGATGCCAGAGAAAAAATACGAAGATGCCGATCCCTCCGGCCCAACTGAGAAAAGGGCTCTGAATTCCTCCAAAGAGCGTCACGTCTCGCGTCAGAAAGTCCCACGCTGTCTGTGCGGAGCGGGTACCGATCATGGCCGTCCTTGTAACAATTGAATGCCCATGGTGTGCTCCAATGGTATCAATCAACATTCATGCCAAGGATAGCCGACCCAAGCGGGCTGATAATCAAGCAATTGACAGGGGAGCGGGAAGGGAAGAGAACGACGTCGGCAATATATTCCCACACACGTGAGCAATCCTGCCGTGGTGAGGAATCCGGGAGTGTGGACGGGGGATACAGAAACGTTAGGCGAGCGGCGCGAGGATGCGACAGAGTTCCGTCAATCGTCTCTGGGCGTCTTTGCGGATCGCCGAGAACTCAAGGCCGAACTCGCCGCGTTGGGCCCAGCGAACGACGGCCTCGTCAACAATCATGGGCACGGGATCGTTGTCGGTATAGATACACAACTCGAGCTTGGTGCCCGTCGGCACGACGACGGGGCTTTGAATGCGGCACCCCCCGACCGAGAGATCCTTGAGTTGCCCATCCCCCGCAATCATCTGGCCGCTGGAGGAGAAATGGCTACGGAACTGGACTTGTGCGCGTCGATGCTTTCGCTTGTCGCTATGGGCTGGAGAAGGTTGGATCGCCATCAGAGACACGCTCCTTCCGTAGGAGTGTCCTTACCCCGCGCATGCGTAGGCTAGATCACGAGACTCGATGATCTTGATCTGCTCCAGCCGAGCTCCGTGCAAGTGGGAAGCGATCGAGTCCCAAACGAATCGCGTCACTTCCTCCCCCGTCCCGGCTCGCTCCCGACGCCTCAGTTCGAGGACTGCATTGGGCAATGTGGTAAGAACGTGGTCGTGGATGACTCGATCGAGGTGTCGAAGGTCGATGACCATCCCCGTCTTTGCATCGATGGGGCCTTCCACGGTCACCCATAGCTCATCATCATACCCCCTACCGTCCCGTCCAGTCCGTGAAGACAGACTCGGCACGTCGGTCCGTACGCCGTACCGACGTGAAATCGACGCACGATCTAATCCCTGCGAGCCTGTCACCGTCGCCCGCAGGTCCTCGTCCTCCGCCAATTGTACCTTGTGCAGTGTGCCGATGTTGCGGTGGCGCTCCAGCAGTCTCCACAACACTCGCGCAATATTTTCCATCGTGGGAACGGTGTCTTTGAAGTATGGCGTATCGAGATTGAGATGCTTATGATCGAATTCCTCCAGAACCGCCTTGAGGACGATCTTCAAATCGTAGAGATTGACGACCATTCCGGTAGCCGGATCAATGTGCCCCGCGACGGTCACGTCCAGAAAATAATTGTGGCCGTGCCCCGGCGCGTTGTAGCAGGCCCCGAACACCTCTCGATTCCTTGCTTCATCCCATTCTTCTCGGAGGTAGCGGTGGGCGGCGGCAAACTCGATGCCCTTGGTCAGATAGACGAGCGACACGCGGATGATCCCCTCACAAACGAAGGGGCCAGGTCGGGTCGACAAACGGTCGCCCCGGCCCTAGCCCCTCATCTCGCAATGGTGATGTAGCTTAGGCGCTGAATGAACTCCCGCACCCACAGGTTGTCTTCGCTTGAGGATTCTTGATCGAAAAGCCGGATCCTTGCAGGCTATCGACATAATCCACCTCCGCCCCGCTCAGCAGGGGAGCGCTCTGCGGATCCATGATGACCTTGATCCCATCCTTCTCGATGATGGTATCGTCCTCCCCTACCTTGGATTCGAACGCCATGCCATATTGATAGCCATGGCACCCTCCACCCCGCACATAGATGCGAAGCCCTTCCACATCCTGCTCTTCCTTCATCAATTCGCGGATCTTCGTCTCGGCTTTATCCGTGATAATGACCATGTGTCCCTCCTTCAGAATATCCGGGCTTGTGCCCCATCTTTAACACTATAATGCTGCCCTCACCCTCTGTCAACGCTATGGGTTTGATTTTTTTGACTAAACCGGCTGTGTGTGCTCCATAGCACGGTATTATTCTTCCGACAGATCTCCCAACCAGGCCCCTCGGAGGGAGGCCGTCACCGACACCTCAGCCTGATAGCTGGCATGCTCAATCCTCATTTGCGCGGTCACATCCGGTCGCCGGAGTTCTGTAACTAATTCATCGGAGAGGGGAAATCGAACAAAATGCACCGCGCTAATCTTTTCCTCTTTACTATGTCCGCCTTCGAATATGGCGTAGGAAATATGGGAACCAGCTACCAGGCTGAGGGTCTGTCCTTGATCGATCCCCTGAAACGCATCCAGGTCTCGTTTGATGTCTGAGGAATCGGTGATTTCGATGAAGAGCGTCGCGCTCAGTTCTCCGGCAGCAGGCAACAATGCATTATAGATATCCAATTCCTCCTGAATCTTAGCAGGATCGGCGATTCGCTCGGTCCGGATCATCTCCTGAATCTGAAACTGAACCGTCTCTCTGTTTTCGAAGAGCAGCGTGACCTTTGGGCCGATCGAGATTCGTCGGATCTGCTTCAATGCGATAATACGACGACGATACTCATCCCGCTGCCGTTCGTATGCGGCATCCGCAAGTAGATCCTCTTTGCTGAGTGGTTTCATGGCGTGGGCAACCCATACGCGTCACGGATAATCTGGATTGGATGTTGAACCCTTCCTCCTCCGGCATGGCCGCTTGCCCCAGCTTGGTCGAGTTGCAGTGCTGCCAGCGGACAATCGGACGCGACAAGGCCGGCGTCTACCTGTTCAATCGCTCGTACAGCCTTGCGGGCGATGGTCATCGACAGCGGAAAGAACTCGGTTTTGGCCGACCACGACCCGTCATGCCCGGAACACTTTTCTATGACCTCGACATGTGCGCCGGCGCATTCCATCAATTCTTTCGATTTGAATCCGATATTTTGATCTCGCAAGTGGCATGGCACCTGGTAGGCAACACGCCCCGGACTTTTCACAAAATCGAGTGCTAATCCGCCGTCGCGCTTCAACCGCATCAGGTACTCGCACACGTCAAATGTCCTGGCGGCCACCCGCTTCAAGTCGTCGCCACCCAGCAATTCGGCATATTCGCGTTTGAACATCAGGCTGCAACTCGGCACCGGCGCGACTATATCGTATCCTCGCTCGACCCATGGGAGAAAGGCCTGTAGATTAGCCGTGGCGGCACGACGGATCATCTCGATATCTCCGAGATCAAATGAAGGCATGCCGCAACACTGCTGGGCGGGAACCACGACCTCCACACCATTTTTTTCCAGAACTTGGACCGTTGCCTTCCCGACGTCCGTTGCCTGGTAGTTCACCAGACAGCCTCCGAACAACGCCACCTTAGGGGAGGAGTCGGCCGGAATGGAACGGGGCCGTCGGCCCCACCACCGCTCGAATGTTTCGGATTGATAGTGGAGCACTCGCCGATCCGCACTCACGCCGAGTGCATGCTCAAGCAACCGACGCACCCACCCCTGGGACATGGCCCAATTGACCACCGGGGCCAATGCGCTGTTCAGACGTCCAAGAAAATCCGTCCTGGTCAGAAGTCGATCTCGCCATGAAGAACCTCCTTGTCGAACATGTTGCTGTTTCCACATGACCATCAGACGGGGAAAGTCGATCGCGTATTGATGCGGTGGCGTGTAGGGACAATGGTTATAACAGAGTTTGCAGTAATAGCACTCGTCCACCACTCGACGGTGATCCTCCGGCGTCAACTTGGCCACGTCGCTCTCCACCTGATCGATCCGATCCAAGAGCGTATTGAAGGACGGGCACAAATTGAAACACCGCCGACAGCCGTCACAGATCTCGTAAATCCGCAACGTCTCCTTCACCAGCGTCTCCGGGGTAACCGGGTCGATCAATGTGAGACCCTTCATAACAACGATCCTTCAAGGAGCAAAAACGACGCCGGCCATCGGCCCAGCGATCGCCGCCTGCGCCGATGGCCAGCCGTCTGACAGACAAACGCTATGCCTGTTTTAAGCTCTCCAATCCTTTCGTAAACCGATTGGCGTGCGACCGCTCGGCCTTGGCCAGGGTCTCAAACCATTCGGCCAGTTCCGCGAATCCCTCGTCCCGCGCGGTCTTCGCCATCCCGGGGTACATCTGTGTGTACTCGTAGGTTTCGCCCTCGATCGCCGACTTCAGATTCGCCTCAGTGTTACCAATTGGAGTGCCGGTGGCAGGATCCCCGACTTCCTTGAGAAAGTCCAGATGGCCCAGGGCATGTCCGGTTTCCGCCTCGGACGTATCCCTAAAAAGCCCTCCGATATCCGGGTACCCTTCGATATCGGCCCGTCGGGCGAAATAAAGATACCGCCGGTTCGCTTGTGACTCGCCCGCGAAGGCGTGCTTTAGATTCTCGTGACTCTTCGTCCCATTCAAACTCTTACCCATGCGCTACCTCCTTGTCGGTCTGTGATGTATTCGGTTCGTATCGTCGCAACCGTGTTTCAATTCGCTGCGAGCCCGACACGCCGCACAATGGCCATAGATCTCGACACGATGCCCTGTCACGGCAAAGTGTGACGGTTCCGCGGCCTCCAGCGGGATGCGGTCGAGCGCCTCGTCGTGCACATCAAATATCCGTCGGCACGTCCGGCATACCAAGTGATGATGGGGCTCGACATTGCCGTCGAATCGGGCAGACTCATGCCCATAATTAACCTCATGGACAAGATCGGCCTCTCTCAGCGCTCCCAGCGTGTAGTACACCGTATTGACGGAAACGTCGGGTAGACGTCGGCGGACCGACGCCAACAGTTGCTCCGCGGTGGGATGCAAAGCTGTGTTCACCAGCGCCTCGTAAATGGCGACTCGTTGCGGCGTAACACGCAAACCACGGCGGCGAAATCGACGGCGAATTTCGTCCTGAGTCACACGCATGAGAGGCTTCCACATGACAGATCTAGATAGGAATCAATCCTACCTTGATCTAACACCTAACACAGCATTGGTGCGCAGGTCAACGTACATGTCCGGGTCCGAGCGGATGACGGACGGCCGCTACCGTGGTAGGTCGGCCCCCATATCGCCGAGGGTACGGAAGGCTCTATCTTTCGCGGACAAGTGCGGGTCCTCGATGGGCCAGGAGATCGCAAGGGAGGGATCGTTCCAGATGATGCCGCGTTCGCCCGACGGCGCATAGATGTCCGAGCATTTGTAGAGAAAATCCGCCGACTCGCTGAGGACGCAGAACCCGTGGGCAAATCCGGGCGGGATATACAGCTGTTGAGGTCGATCGCCGGACAGTTCGCACCCCACCCATTGCCCGAATGTCGGCGAACTGCGGCGAACGTCGACGGCTACATCGAACACTCGGCCCGACAAGACAGTCACCAGTTTGGCCTGAGGATGTTCGAGCTGATAGTGAAGGCCGCGGAGCACGCCGTGCGTTGAACGTGAAAAATTGTCTTGCACGAACCTATCTGAGATGCCCACAGCGCTATAATGCGGCTGACGATGCAACTCATAAAAGACGCCGCGGTCATCTCGAAACGCATCCACTTCGATCAACAACACATCGGGTATTGCGGTCGGCACGACACGCATCGGCATGCGCTAGTTCGCCGACCCTGAGGATGGCGCATTGGGGGGATACAGACGCTCAAGCCTGTCTACGAGCGGCTGCGCATGGGGAGAGCTCGGCAAGGTCGGTGCACTCGGCGGGTGCTCCCACTGCACGACCGAAATCTCTGCCTCGGCCAGTGTGCCGCGGATGGTTTCCACCAATGCCTGCAGCGTCACCTCGGTTCCCGTTCGAAGGTCGAGGACCCGCTGGGCCGCCTCAATCGGCGGAGGTCCTTCGTTGACCAAGGCCCAGCATCGGTCGAACAGTCGCGCTCGAACCGGATCGGGCACGTTCAGTGAGGGAAGCCCGGAGGTGCACAACGCAATCATCATCAGCACAAACTGCAAATCGTCCATCCCCGGCCGGTTGACATCCAAGGACTGCATGAGGTTTCCTTAACAGAGCGGCGGAGACCTGTCAATCAAGACAGTGGCAATCGGGCAACTGCTCAAGCTTCGCGCCAACGGGGCAGTCCACGGGAGATATTCACGATGGTGACGATTACACTCATGGGACAATTACAAACGGCGGATGGAGAGCGAGACTTCGCGTGCGACGTACCCGACCCCCTGAGCGTGAAGCAACTGATTCAGCGACAAGGACGATCCCTGCGCCCAATTCTCCAATTACTACGTGAGAAAAAAGTGTTAGTGACCGTCAATAAGCGGATCGCGAGCGAAGATTCCGTCGTGCAGGATGGGGATGCCGTCCGTCTTGTCGGGCATGACGGTTTCGGAGGATCCGGTCTAGGCCCATCGCATTTTTAGCCCTGCCTCCCGGTCGGTCTCACTCACAGCTCCTACACTGGAAAAAGCGAAGGGCCGGCTCCCCGCAGGGGAGCCGGCCCTTCGAACATCGACCGTCGAGCCAGCGTTAGCGCTTTCCGAGGATCGCGTCCTTGGCCATCTTCGCCACGCGAAACTTCACGACGCGCTTGGCCGGAATCTTAATGGGCTCGCCTGTCTGCGGATTGCGGCCCATGCGCGCCTTTCGATTTGCCAACACCAACTTACCGATACCCGGAACCACGAATGCATTCTTCGCCTCTTTGTACGCGAGCGCGGCGAGATCGTCCAGTAACTGAACGGCCGTCTTTTTCGTGATCCCGGCTTTCCCGGCCAGATGGTCGGCAATTTGTGACTTGGTCATGGATTTGGCCATGCGAACCTCCTTAAGCGGAACAGGGTGGATGATGGTGAGAAACTCAATCGAACGACGAGTGCGCGTTTTTTGATCGACCGGAGTGCCTGACTCGTCAAATCTGAGAGGGTGCTTCCGCGTCGAGCCGCGGGGAGTCTAGCGAACGGTCCTATGGCTGTCAACAGCAAAATCTCACATAACCCGCTCCAGATGCAGTTTTTGAATCCTTACCCTTGCGCCAGACTCACCCGCTCGCCCTTGAAGGTTACCCTGCATCGAGGGTACGATAAGCGGGGTCGTTGGCTTCATGGCGACGCTCAGGTTGTGTGAGGATTAAGAGAGGGCACGTATGGGAAAGCAATTGCCAGTCGTACCGGCACCGACGCCGGTGGACCCCAAGAGCGGGGAAGAGTACATCTTTTCAAGAGTTTTCTGTCTTCGGGAAAATGCCCCGCCCCTGAAACTCCTGGTGGATTTCCTGCGATCCCGCAATCAGAGCCCCATCCTTCCCAAGATGGAGCCGGAGGCCTTGGAGGACTGGGCCTGGGTCCAAGTTTCCATGGGATACGAGCAGGAACGAAAGCCGATCCAGATGTACTGCCTGCGAGACC harbors:
- a CDS encoding rubrerythrin → MGKSLNGTKSHENLKHAFAGESQANRRYLYFARRADIEGYPDIGGLFRDTSEAETGHALGHLDFLKEVGDPATGTPIGNTEANLKSAIEGETYEYTQMYPGMAKTARDEGFAELAEWFETLAKAERSHANRFTKGLESLKQA
- a CDS encoding transcriptional repressor translates to MRVTQDEIRRRFRRRGLRVTPQRVAIYEALVNTALHPTAEQLLASVRRRLPDVSVNTVYYTLGALREADLVHEVNYGHESARFDGNVEPHHHLVCRTCRRIFDVHDEALDRIPLEAAEPSHFAVTGHRVEIYGHCAACRARSELKHGCDDTNRIHHRPTRR
- the rfbC gene encoding dTDP-4-dehydrorhamnose 3,5-epimerase, with the translated sequence MPMRVVPTAIPDVLLIEVDAFRDDRGVFYELHRQPHYSAVGISDRFVQDNFSRSTHGVLRGLHYQLEHPQAKLVTVLSGRVFDVAVDVRRSSPTFGQWVGCELSGDRPQQLYIPPGFAHGFCVLSESADFLYKCSDIYAPSGERGIIWNDPSLAISWPIEDPHLSAKDRAFRTLGDMGADLPR
- the hupB gene encoding transcriptional regulator, which gives rise to MAKSMTKSQIADHLAGKAGITKKTAVQLLDDLAALAYKEAKNAFVVPGIGKLVLANRKARMGRNPQTGEPIKIPAKRVVKFRVAKMAKDAILGKR